A window of Calonectris borealis chromosome 3, bCalBor7.hap1.2, whole genome shotgun sequence contains these coding sequences:
- the LOC142080064 gene encoding uncharacterized protein LOC142080064, translating to MSVGQGRSEPADDTESDVFEIVLPITVFVLSDDDFLQDDAEEQAASVAELEEEDEQEVNSNGGVLLKSNVTPSNDSNSLSIWEENKTALNADNSMKYSGEKWVAESVCNRSKSSLSDWCEAGTDKYNQNYVLPTSSCKSELAEINETSDRKECDGDDGFQKIPALLSSAGNKGGDDTIKTSRQLTLAAISKHEEELVSVASVLAVGSQEKQPEIHKEMEAIVETEDPDSSKNEDSDANNRKRKRSKFEDETLSSLLEHGLKEEPKFTYNCSALFLNGCSLTSEESLKDVGKPEMNASTSAESNTTGEHIYKTLTPFPKKRYRQQRVVSHASPKEFESQQEGSAWLSNSVTIKPLSKASCSINKHERLNLKCRFCSSVYKCSAQLKKHVYSAHKDKKIHKCCFCKRSFFFSVNLKNHLKFHKKMTKLQKARKNRINARKVRQRRSEERKSETKKKESKYEKFFIKIERDFTPLGVPVSFSCKICFFASSNPRIFIHHMKGHKERPPYQCPQCDYSCISLSYLLNHMYWHAGYKLYQCRFCTFFSLYFASMVRHSYIHTGAKPYSCEFCQSAFTSAAGLKRHRRLHAGEETCQGQQLDLVGGRKRTRRPLKNYTCGECNVVFYTRGHLSFHKKFHEQFKATADGYTNQSNGYHKSKICKVDSDSQDHVSLSLSGKDNDYLSGGMLASEADCEGAGDVRDNKKMCSGKKFPENSHGSNSLPVIGNSSEVPLDSYKTDTVICKEETLFNSKASHSQVQDDDAYHKFVEDLKDTWPSNLSTFKTYECRHCNYATAVHGEFKLHLKIHTDERPFVCKECNKTFKTSNHLQRHSLIHVKNGYEFGHCLYVDSRLENLELHREMHVGICPERDFRSSEGSNSVHSLLGSEVCGVQPDVQRGKENDLLAQSQPRFYQCAECEYTTYILSNLELHVRTHTGEKPYSCSVCQKKFRTSSHLKRHRVTHFNMEHLKCRSCDYSTSKWLSLKQHLASHSCEESSSTVCLYEQKQLPVKTYTCEECGYSTAHNGNLKPHLRIHTGEKPFKCGQCALAFRTSSHLKRHLLTHLKLQCRRCKFSTVDKRAFQKHVKTHTKKYKCGKCNVMLPTKKLLEKHKRQHKLGM from the exons TGCAAGATGATGCTGAGGAGCAAGCAGCGTCGGTTGCCgagttggaggaggaggatgagcaGGAGGTTAACTCAAACGGTGGTGTTTTGCTAAAAAGCAATGTGACACCTTCAAATGACAGTAACAGTTTAAgcatttgggaagaaaacaagaccgCTTTAAATGCGGATAATAGCATGAAATACTCTGGAGAAAAATGGGTTGCAGAGAGTGTGTGTAACAGATCAAAGTCATCTTTAAGTGATTGGTGTGAGGCAGGCACAGATAAATATAATCAAAATTATGTGTTGCCTACATCGTCTTGCAAATCAGAGCTTGCAGAGATAAACGAAACCAGTGACAGAAAAGAATGTGATGGTGATGATGGCTTTCAGAAGAttcctgctctcctctcctctgctggcAACAAGGGTGGAGATGATACCATCAAGACAAGCAGACAGTTGACATTGGCAGCGATATCCAAACATGAAGAGGAACTTGTCAGTGTTGCAAGTGTTCTTGCTGTTGGCAGTCAAGAGAAACAACCAGAAATCCACAAGGAGATGGAGGCAATTGTTGAAACGGAAG ATCCTGATTCTTCAAAGAATGAAGATAGTGACgctaataacagaaaaagaaagagaagcaaattTGAAGATGAAACTCTGAGTTCTCTTTTGGAACATGGCTTGAAAGAAGAACCGAAATTTACCTATAATTGTTCTGCTCTGTTTCTTAATGGGTGTTCTCTTACTTCAGAAGAATCGCTAAAAGATGTAGGGAAACCAGAGATGAACGCTTCCACTTCTGCTGAATCAAATACTACTGGAGAGCACATTTATAAGACATTGACGCCATTTCCTAAAAAAAGATATCGGCAACAAAGAGTTGTTTCTCATGCAAGCCCAAAAGAATTCGAAAGCCAGCAAGAAGGTTCAGCATGGCTAAGTAATAGTGTGACCATCAAACCTCTTTCTAAAGCATCTTGTTCTATAAATAAGCATGAAAGATTGAATTTGAAGTGCAGGTTTTGTAGTTCTGTGTATAAATGCAGTGCGCAGCTAAAGAAACATGTTTATTCAGCTCataaagataagaaaatacataaatgctgcttctgtaaaagaagctttttcttttctgtcaacCTTAAGAATCACCTTAAATTTCATAAGAAAATGACTAAGTtgcaaaaggcaagaaaaaatagaataaatgcGAGAAAAGTTAGGCAGAGAagatctgaagaaagaaaatctgagaccaagaaaaaagaaagtaaatatgagaaatttttcatcaaaattgAAAGGGACTTTACACCTCTGGGTGTGCCAGTTAgtttttcctgcaaaatttgtttctttgcttCATCAAATCCTAGGATTTTTATTCATCACATGAAGGGACATAAAGAGAGACCACCTTACCAGTGTCCTCAATGTGATTACTCCTGCATTAGCTTATCCTATCTGTTAAATCACATGTACTGGCACGCTGGATATAAGCTGTACCAGTGCAGGTTTTGCacctttttttcattgtattttgcGAGCATGGTAAGGCATAGCTACATACACACAGGGGCTAAACCATATTCCTGTGAGTTCTGCCAGTCAGCATTCACAAGCGCCGCTGGGTTAAAGAGACACAGAAGATTACATGCAGGCGAAGAAACGTGCCAAGGGCAGCAACTCGACTTAGTAGGTGGAAGAAAGAGGACTCGAAGACCTTTAAAGAATTACACGTGTGGTGAGTGTAACGTAGTGTTCTACACTAGAGGACATCTCAGCTTTCATAAGAAGTTTCATGAACAGTTTAAGGCTACTGCTGATGGTTATACGAATCAGAGCAATGGCTAtcataaaagcaaaatatgcaaAGTTGACAGTGATTCCCAGGACcatgtttctctgtctctttccGGTAAAGACAATGATTATCTCAGTGGGGGAATGCTGGCTTCAGAAGCAGACTGTGAGGGGGCAGGTGATGTGCGGGACAATAAGAAAATGTGCTCTGGAAAGAAATTCCCTGAAAACAGCCATGGAAGCAACAGCTTACCTGTTATTGGGAATAGCTCAGAAGTTCCTCTGGATTCATACAAAACGGACACTGTCATTTGCAAAGAGGAAACACTTTTCAACTCCAAGGCCTCTCATTCACAAGTTCAAGATGATGATGCGTATCATAAATTTGTGGAAGACTTAAAGGATACGTGGCCTTCCAATTTGTCTACATTCAAAACGTACGAGTGCCGACACTGCAATTATGCTACCGCTGTTCACGGTGAGTTTAAGCTGCATCTAAAAATACATACAGATGAAAGACCATTTGTGTGTAAAGAATGCAATAAGACATTTAAAACATCAAACCATTTGCAGAGACACAGCCTTATTCACGTAAAGAATGGATATGAGTTTGGCCATTGCCTCTACGTAGATAGCCGTTTAGAGAATCTTGAATTGCATCGTGAAATGCATGTAGGCATCTGTCCAGAAAGAGATTTTCGTTCCTCGGAAGGTTCAAACAGCGTCCATTCCTTGCTTGGTTCGGAAGTCTGTGGAGTACAGCCAGATGTCCAGAGGGGCAAAGAAAATGATTTGCTAGCACAAAGTCAGCCACGATTCTATCAGTGTGCAGAGTGTGAGTACACTACTTACATTTTAAGCAACCTTGAACTACATGTAAGAACTCACACAGGTGAGAAACCTTACAGCTGCAGCGTTTGTCAGAAGAAGTTTCGTACTTCCAGTCACCTGAAAAGACACAGAGTCACGCATTTTAACATGGAGCATCTCAAATGCAGGAGCTGTGACTATTCAACGAGCAAATGGCTGTCCTTGAAACAGCATCTGGCTTCACACTCGTGTGAGGAAAGCTCATCTACTGTCTGTCTCTATGAACAAAAGCAGCTACCTGTCAAAACATACACGTGTGAAGAGTGTGGCTATTCCACAGCCCACAACGGAAACTTGAAGCCACACTTGAGAATTCATACAGGGGAGAAGCCGTTCAAGTGCGGTCAGTGCGCTCTTGCTTTCCGCACATCTAGCCACCTGAAGCGCCACTTACTGACTCATTTAAAGTTGCAGTGCAGAAGATGTAAATTTTCTACGGTAGATAAACGTGCTTTCCAAAAACatgtaaaaacacacacaaaaaagtacaAATGTGGGAAGTGTAATGTGATGCTGCCTACCaaaaaacttctggaaaagcaTAAGCGGCAACATAAGCTTGGAATGTAA